From Gordonia crocea, the proteins below share one genomic window:
- the gltB gene encoding glutamate synthase large subunit: MQHAPGPIGLYDPANEHDACGVAFVVDMHGRRSRDIVEKAITALVNLEHRGAAGAEPNTGDGAGIMIQIPDAFFRAVVDFDLPAEGAYATGIAFLPQGSGDAQTAVEGVDKIVEAEGLTVLGWRDVPVDDASIGALARDAMPTFRQIFVGGAAGDELERRVYVVRKRVEHELGNKGAGQGAEASGTVYFPSLSGRTFVYKGMLTTPQLRGFYLDLQDDRVVSALGLVHSRFSTNTFPSWPLAHPYRRVAHNGEINTVNGNENWMRAREALMDVSAFEGGDRIFPICTPGASDTARFDEALELLHLGGRKLPHAVLMMIPEAWERHESMKPEHRAFYEYHSALMEAWDGPASVCFTDGTVIGAVLDRNGLRPSRIWVTKDGLVVLGSEVGVLDIDHADVVQKLRLQPGKMFLVDTAQGRIVDDVEIKDELAAEHPYAQWLEENQISLGDLPSPEHIHMSHKRVAHRQQLFGYTNEDLNLLVKPMAATGAEAIGSMGTDTPVAVLSARSRLLFDYFQQLFAQVTNPPLDAIREEVVTSIGQRIGGQGDLLHPTPESARQIVLPSPILDNDDLRRLIAINGDTGFSSVHLHGLYRVADGGQGLRRALDEVCAKVSAAVDEGARLIILSDRESDEEFAPIPSLLLTSAVHHHMVREKTRSRASIIIESGDAREVHHMATLIGFGASAVNPYMAFESIEDMLDRGIITGATGDHGSDFATARANYIKAAGKGVLKVMSKMGISTVPSYNGAQLFQVIGLSQAVCDEFFTGCNSQLDGIGLDEIADEVAARHHLAFLDRPSEWAHRELEVGGEYQWRREGEYHLFNPDTVFKLQHSTRTGQYSVFKEYTSLVDDQSRRLGTLRGLFDFNFGDRDPIPIDKVEPASEIVKRFSTGAMSYGSISAEAHETLAIAMNRLGGRSNSGEGGEDPRRFSRDENGDWRRSAIKQVASGRFGVTSHYLTNCTDIQIKMAQGAKPGEGGQLPPHKVYPWVAEVRGSTPGVGLISPPPHHDIYSIEDLAQLIHDLKNANPEARIHVKLVSELGVGTVAAGVSKAHADVVLISGHDGGTGASPLTSLKHAGAPWEIGLAETQQTLLLNGLRDRIVVQVDGQLKTGRDVVIAALLGGEEFGFATAPLVVSGCIMMRVCHLDTCPVGVATQNPLLRERFTGKPEFVENFMLYIAEEVRELLARLGFRTLQEAVGQVEALDTSRALAHWRDSKAGKLDLSPILTEPDSPFMNQDRYCSGRQDHALDKALDQELIAQCREAIDTGTPIQVTIPVSNVNRTVGTMLGHEVTKVYGAHGLPDNTIEIAFTGSAGNSFGAFVPRGITMRLQGDANDFVGKGLSGGRIVVRPTTTMPSDFVAEENIIAGNVIGFGGTAGSIYLRGIVGERFCVRNSGVTAVVEGVGDHACEYMTGGRVIVLGATGRNVAAGMSGGIAYFYDPDNRLIDNLNPELVDIEQFGADDVAFLRTTIADYRDETDSPVAEAILADFDAQLAHFRKIMPRDYKRVLLAIEAAERDGRDVNDAIMEAANG, encoded by the coding sequence ATGCAGCATGCTCCGGGACCCATCGGTCTCTACGATCCAGCCAATGAGCACGACGCGTGCGGCGTCGCGTTCGTCGTCGACATGCACGGCCGACGCAGCCGAGACATCGTCGAGAAGGCCATCACCGCACTGGTCAACCTGGAACACCGCGGCGCCGCCGGCGCCGAGCCGAACACCGGTGACGGCGCCGGGATCATGATTCAGATCCCGGATGCCTTCTTCCGCGCGGTCGTCGACTTCGACCTGCCCGCCGAAGGCGCCTACGCCACCGGCATCGCCTTCCTCCCCCAGGGCAGCGGCGATGCCCAGACCGCCGTCGAAGGCGTCGACAAGATCGTCGAGGCGGAGGGCCTGACCGTCCTCGGCTGGCGCGACGTCCCCGTCGACGACGCGTCGATCGGCGCCCTGGCCCGCGACGCGATGCCCACCTTCCGCCAGATCTTCGTGGGCGGCGCGGCCGGCGACGAGCTCGAGCGCCGGGTCTACGTGGTGCGCAAGCGCGTCGAGCACGAACTCGGCAACAAGGGAGCCGGCCAGGGCGCGGAGGCGTCGGGCACCGTGTACTTCCCGAGCCTGTCCGGGCGGACCTTCGTCTACAAGGGCATGCTGACCACCCCGCAGCTGCGCGGCTTCTACCTGGACCTGCAGGACGACCGCGTGGTCAGCGCGCTGGGCCTGGTCCACTCGCGCTTCTCCACCAACACCTTCCCCAGCTGGCCGCTGGCCCACCCGTACCGCCGGGTCGCCCACAACGGCGAGATCAACACCGTCAACGGCAACGAGAACTGGATGCGGGCCCGTGAGGCCCTGATGGACGTCTCGGCGTTCGAGGGTGGTGATCGAATCTTCCCGATCTGTACCCCGGGTGCCTCGGACACCGCCCGTTTCGACGAGGCGCTGGAACTGCTCCACCTCGGCGGCCGCAAGCTCCCGCACGCGGTGCTGATGATGATTCCCGAGGCGTGGGAGCGCCACGAGTCGATGAAACCCGAGCACCGTGCGTTCTACGAGTACCACTCGGCGCTGATGGAGGCCTGGGACGGACCGGCCTCGGTCTGCTTCACCGACGGCACCGTGATCGGCGCGGTCCTCGACCGCAACGGTCTTCGCCCGTCGCGCATCTGGGTCACCAAGGACGGCTTGGTCGTGCTCGGCTCGGAGGTCGGCGTCCTCGACATCGACCACGCCGACGTCGTGCAGAAGCTGCGGCTGCAGCCGGGCAAGATGTTCCTGGTCGACACCGCACAGGGCCGCATCGTCGACGACGTCGAGATCAAGGACGAACTCGCCGCCGAGCACCCGTACGCGCAGTGGCTCGAGGAGAACCAGATCAGCCTCGGCGATCTGCCGTCCCCCGAGCACATCCACATGTCCCACAAGCGCGTCGCGCACCGCCAGCAGCTGTTCGGCTACACCAACGAGGACCTCAACCTGCTGGTGAAGCCGATGGCGGCGACCGGGGCCGAGGCGATCGGATCGATGGGCACCGACACCCCGGTGGCCGTCCTCTCGGCCCGCTCGCGGCTGCTGTTCGACTACTTCCAGCAGCTCTTCGCACAGGTCACCAACCCGCCGCTGGACGCCATCCGCGAGGAAGTGGTCACCAGCATCGGGCAGCGCATCGGCGGCCAGGGCGATCTGCTGCACCCGACGCCGGAGTCGGCCCGCCAGATCGTGCTGCCCAGCCCGATCCTCGACAACGACGACCTGCGCCGCCTGATCGCGATCAACGGCGACACCGGCTTCTCCTCGGTGCACCTGCACGGGCTGTACCGGGTCGCCGACGGCGGGCAAGGCCTGCGGCGCGCGCTCGACGAGGTCTGCGCCAAGGTGTCGGCCGCCGTCGACGAGGGCGCCCGCCTGATCATCCTGTCCGACCGGGAGTCCGACGAGGAGTTCGCGCCCATCCCGTCGCTGCTGTTGACCTCGGCGGTCCACCACCACATGGTCCGCGAGAAGACCCGCAGCCGGGCCAGCATCATCATCGAATCCGGTGATGCCCGCGAGGTCCACCACATGGCGACGCTGATCGGGTTCGGCGCCTCGGCGGTCAACCCGTACATGGCCTTCGAGTCGATCGAGGACATGCTGGATCGGGGCATCATCACCGGTGCCACCGGTGACCACGGGTCGGATTTCGCCACCGCCCGGGCCAACTACATCAAGGCCGCGGGCAAGGGCGTGCTCAAGGTGATGAGCAAGATGGGCATCTCCACCGTCCCGTCCTACAACGGTGCACAGCTGTTCCAGGTCATCGGCCTGAGCCAGGCGGTCTGCGACGAGTTCTTCACCGGCTGCAACAGCCAGCTCGACGGCATCGGCCTCGACGAGATCGCCGACGAGGTGGCCGCGCGCCACCACCTGGCCTTCCTCGACCGCCCGTCGGAGTGGGCGCACCGCGAACTCGAGGTCGGCGGTGAGTACCAGTGGCGCCGCGAGGGCGAGTACCACCTGTTCAACCCGGACACGGTGTTCAAGCTGCAGCACTCCACGCGCACCGGCCAGTACTCGGTGTTCAAGGAGTACACGTCGCTCGTCGACGACCAGTCGCGGCGACTGGGCACCCTGCGCGGCCTATTCGACTTCAACTTCGGCGACCGGGACCCGATCCCGATCGACAAGGTCGAACCGGCGAGCGAGATCGTCAAACGGTTCTCCACCGGCGCGATGAGCTACGGCTCGATCTCGGCGGAGGCGCACGAGACCCTCGCCATCGCGATGAACCGCCTCGGCGGTCGGTCGAACTCGGGTGAGGGGGGCGAGGATCCGCGCCGCTTCAGCCGCGACGAGAACGGCGACTGGCGCCGGTCGGCGATCAAGCAGGTCGCCTCCGGCCGGTTCGGGGTGACCAGCCACTACCTGACCAACTGCACCGACATCCAGATCAAGATGGCGCAGGGCGCCAAGCCCGGCGAGGGCGGCCAGCTGCCGCCGCACAAGGTGTACCCGTGGGTCGCCGAGGTCCGCGGTTCGACGCCTGGCGTCGGCCTCATCTCGCCGCCGCCGCACCACGACATCTACTCGATCGAGGACCTGGCGCAGCTGATCCACGACCTGAAGAACGCCAACCCGGAGGCGCGGATCCACGTCAAGCTGGTCTCCGAGCTCGGGGTCGGCACGGTCGCGGCCGGCGTCTCCAAGGCCCACGCCGACGTCGTGCTCATCTCCGGGCACGACGGCGGTACCGGCGCCAGCCCGCTGACCTCGCTCAAGCACGCCGGCGCCCCGTGGGAGATCGGCCTGGCCGAGACCCAGCAGACGCTGCTGCTCAACGGCTTGCGCGACCGGATCGTCGTGCAGGTCGACGGCCAGCTGAAGACCGGCCGCGACGTCGTCATCGCCGCCCTGCTCGGCGGCGAGGAGTTCGGCTTCGCGACCGCCCCGCTGGTGGTGTCGGGCTGCATCATGATGCGCGTCTGCCACCTCGACACCTGCCCGGTGGGGGTCGCGACGCAGAACCCGCTGCTGCGCGAGCGCTTCACCGGCAAACCCGAGTTCGTCGAGAACTTCATGCTCTACATCGCCGAGGAGGTGCGCGAGCTGTTGGCCCGCCTCGGCTTCCGCACGCTGCAGGAAGCGGTCGGCCAGGTCGAGGCACTCGACACCAGCAGGGCGCTGGCGCACTGGCGCGACTCGAAGGCCGGCAAGCTCGACCTGAGCCCGATCCTCACCGAGCCCGATTCACCGTTCATGAACCAGGACCGGTACTGCTCGGGCCGCCAGGACCACGCCCTGGACAAGGCGCTGGACCAGGAGCTCATCGCCCAGTGCCGCGAGGCCATCGACACCGGTACGCCGATCCAGGTGACCATCCCGGTCAGCAACGTCAACCGCACCGTCGGCACGATGCTCGGCCACGAGGTCACCAAGGTCTACGGTGCCCACGGGCTCCCGGACAACACCATCGAGATCGCGTTCACCGGGTCGGCGGGCAACAGCTTCGGCGCCTTCGTGCCCCGGGGTATCACGATGCGCCTGCAGGGCGATGCCAACGACTTCGTCGGCAAGGGCCTCTCGGGCGGGCGGATCGTGGTGCGGCCGACGACGACGATGCCGTCGGACTTCGTCGCCGAGGAGAACATCATCGCCGGCAACGTCATCGGGTTCGGTGGCACCGCCGGGTCGATCTACCTGCGCGGCATCGTCGGCGAACGCTTCTGCGTCCGCAACTCCGGCGTCACCGCGGTGGTCGAGGGCGTGGGCGACCACGCCTGCGAGTACATGACCGGCGGCCGGGTGATCGTGCTCGGCGCGACCGGGCGCAACGTCGCGGCCGGGATGTCGGGCGGTATCGCCTACTTCTACGACCCCGACAACCGTCTCATCGACAACCTCAACCCGGAGTTGGTGGACATCGAGCAGTTCGGCGCCGACGACGTCGCCTTCCTGCGGACGACGATCGCGGACTACCGCGACGAGACCGATTCACCGGTCGCCGAGGCGATCCTGGCGGACTTCGACGCGCAGCTCGCGCACTTCCGCAAGATCATGCCCCGGGACTACAAGCGGGTTCTACTCGCCATCGAGGCCGCCGAGCGCGACGGCCGCGATGTCAACGACGCGATCATGGAGGCGGCGAATGGCTGA
- a CDS encoding alpha/beta hydrolase, whose protein sequence is MNVNTAGSAPARGSLRARAINGSLARVVNPAFRITNLGSPQIISAMRPVVNQTLNLFSPVPPGTRTEPVRTRGDDGQVRGEWVWGPRVGQRRVADTTVIYYLHGSGYVICSPRTHRGLVSRLSRRTDCVAFSLDYRLAPEHRFPAAGDDTVRGYRWLLDQGYRAENIVVAGDSAGGHLAMDLLAANQAAGRPQPRAMVLFSPLMDPTFGLALAREARGEKDPIIAARSARRILDMYTAGAPANHPRMTVSLHPADDLPATLIQVGAREVMADDARFLHASLVAAGARSHLQQWPDQGHVFQMFPMLTPESSQAVSDAARFIRSVA, encoded by the coding sequence GTGAACGTGAATACCGCCGGTTCGGCACCGGCCCGCGGCTCGCTGCGGGCCCGGGCGATCAACGGCTCATTGGCCCGGGTGGTCAACCCGGCGTTCCGCATCACCAACCTCGGCTCACCCCAGATCATCAGCGCGATGCGCCCGGTGGTGAACCAAACCCTCAACCTCTTCAGCCCGGTCCCGCCGGGTACCCGGACCGAGCCCGTCCGCACCCGCGGCGACGACGGGCAGGTCCGCGGCGAGTGGGTGTGGGGTCCCCGCGTCGGGCAGCGCCGGGTCGCCGACACCACTGTCATCTACTACCTGCACGGCTCGGGCTATGTGATTTGCAGTCCGCGCACGCACCGCGGTTTGGTCTCCCGGCTCTCCCGTCGCACCGACTGCGTCGCGTTCTCCCTGGACTACCGCCTGGCTCCGGAACACCGGTTCCCCGCCGCGGGCGACGACACCGTGCGCGGCTACCGGTGGCTGCTCGACCAGGGGTACCGGGCGGAGAACATCGTCGTGGCCGGCGACTCGGCCGGCGGACACCTGGCGATGGATCTGCTGGCCGCCAATCAGGCCGCGGGTCGGCCGCAGCCACGGGCGATGGTCCTGTTCTCCCCGCTGATGGACCCGACCTTCGGCCTCGCCCTGGCCCGTGAGGCCCGCGGGGAGAAGGACCCGATCATCGCCGCCCGCTCGGCCCGCCGGATCCTCGACATGTACACCGCCGGCGCACCGGCGAACCACCCCCGGATGACGGTGTCGCTGCACCCCGCCGATGACTTGCCCGCGACGCTCATCCAGGTGGGCGCCCGCGAGGTGATGGCCGACGACGCCCGCTTCCTGCATGCGTCGTTGGTCGCCGCCGGTGCCCGTTCGCACCTGCAGCAGTGGCCCGATCAGGGCCATGTTTTTCAGATGTTCCCGATGCTCACACCCGAATCCAGTCAGGCCGTTAGCGATGCGGCGCGATTCATCCGTTCGGTAGCATGA
- a CDS encoding glutamate synthase subunit beta, with the protein MADTRGFLKHTERELPERRPVELRLLDWKEVYTDFDKDTLRTQASRCMDCGVPFCHNGCPLGNLIPEWNDLVYRDRWADGIDRLHATNNFPEFTGRLCPAPCEASCVLGINQPAVTIKQVEVELVENAFATTGVEPVRPTVRTGKSVAVVGSGPAGLAAAQQLTRAGHAVTVFERADRIGGLLRYGIPEFKMEKHYIDRRLEQMTAEGTVFRAGVNVGVDITVEQLRSDFDAVVLSVGSTIGRDLPIPGRELDGIHQAMEFLPQANRVQHGDTVANQITAKGKKVVIIGGGDTGADCLGTSLRQGAEIVHQFEIMPRPPGERAASTPWPTYPLMYRVSSAHEEGGERVFSVNTEEFTGADGKVTGLRAHEVTMVDGRFEKVAGSDFELEVDLVLLAMGFVGPERGDLLDKLGVEYDARGNIKRGDDFASTVPGVFVAGDAGRGQSLIVWAIAEGRSAAAAADRFLMGETDLPAPIVPTQVAQR; encoded by the coding sequence ATGGCTGACACGCGCGGATTCCTCAAGCACACCGAACGGGAACTGCCCGAGCGGCGTCCGGTCGAACTGCGGTTGCTGGACTGGAAAGAGGTCTACACCGACTTCGACAAGGACACCCTGCGCACGCAGGCCAGCCGCTGCATGGACTGCGGTGTTCCGTTCTGCCACAACGGCTGTCCGCTGGGCAACCTGATCCCGGAGTGGAACGACCTGGTCTACCGGGACCGCTGGGCCGACGGCATCGACCGCCTGCACGCCACCAACAACTTCCCGGAGTTCACCGGGCGGTTGTGCCCGGCGCCGTGTGAGGCGTCGTGCGTGCTCGGCATCAACCAGCCGGCCGTGACGATCAAGCAGGTGGAGGTCGAGCTCGTCGAGAACGCCTTCGCCACCACCGGCGTGGAACCGGTCCGGCCGACCGTGCGCACCGGCAAGTCGGTCGCGGTCGTCGGTTCCGGGCCGGCCGGTCTGGCCGCCGCCCAGCAGCTCACCCGGGCCGGTCACGCGGTCACCGTCTTCGAGCGGGCCGACCGCATCGGCGGCCTGCTGCGCTACGGCATCCCCGAGTTCAAGATGGAGAAGCACTACATCGACCGGCGCCTCGAGCAGATGACCGCCGAGGGCACCGTGTTCCGGGCCGGCGTCAACGTCGGCGTCGACATCACCGTCGAGCAGTTGCGCTCCGATTTCGACGCGGTGGTGCTGTCGGTCGGGTCGACCATCGGGCGCGACCTGCCGATCCCGGGCCGCGAACTCGACGGCATCCACCAGGCGATGGAGTTCCTGCCGCAGGCCAACCGCGTGCAGCACGGCGACACGGTGGCGAACCAGATCACCGCCAAGGGTAAGAAGGTCGTCATCATCGGCGGCGGAGATACCGGTGCGGACTGCCTGGGCACGTCGTTGCGCCAGGGCGCCGAGATCGTCCACCAGTTCGAGATCATGCCGCGCCCGCCGGGCGAGCGCGCCGCGTCGACGCCGTGGCCGACCTACCCGCTGATGTACCGGGTCTCCTCGGCCCACGAGGAGGGCGGGGAGCGCGTTTTCAGCGTGAACACCGAGGAGTTCACCGGCGCCGACGGCAAGGTCACCGGGCTGCGCGCCCACGAGGTCACCATGGTCGACGGCCGATTCGAGAAGGTCGCGGGCAGCGACTTCGAGCTCGAGGTCGACCTGGTCCTGCTGGCGATGGGCTTCGTCGGCCCGGAGCGCGGCGACCTGCTCGACAAGCTCGGCGTGGAGTACGACGCGCGCGGCAACATCAAGCGCGGCGACGACTTCGCCTCGACGGTCCCCGGCGTCTTCGTCGCCGGCGACGCCGGTCGAGGCCAGTCGCTGATCGTGTGGGCAATCGCCGAGGGCCGCTCAGCGGCCGCGGCGGCCGACCGCTTCCTGATGGGGGAGACCGACCTGCCGGCGCCGATCGTGCCGACCCAGGTCGCCCAGCGCTGA
- a CDS encoding DUF2207 domain-containing protein, translated as MRRVFLSSIAALLTVIGLALPVQWGLSSSSGNGSPDPVRVSSYEADYTVDDTGRLHATETLTTEFPFGRHGIFRFWDLADSSNPHVRYTPENIAVTRDGQPEQFTLLWERGKRFRVAKIGAPNAFIDSGTHVYRITYTVDGALEPANSRPGDGQATSSWGDQHKSRLRWRVVPDGLSMPVEASKVTVNLPAKVTSSACATSNNDPCEVRVDGDRSVVITTGRLGSNNGVALLADLDLAPPKRTTVPWSIRLDPMLGRSWPVVALLLVLSLITFAIGAFWTWRSREEIPLLPVMFEPPADPLTNTALSPVQSYYVTRETIPTKALTSTLLFMAEQRLVHLVREDNGDFTVVSDADEQRWAQADPVTLAVGRSLGLTRTGATFSADGSVSAGKVLQSTQSTLDSTTKIWGVQSGAIARSGFETAGRTLVGLVAIAAAVLFIFKVLPFSLAVLPLAAFVIGGAGLFVSGVGTRRTLLGRDLWSRAGGFERLLSTSSNKERLDFSARKDLYTSFIPYAVAFGAAAAWANKYRMAMGTEPPTPSWIVTPTGNPVPAMLLSGPGGVSSFESSLSSSISAYTASQSSSSSGGGFSGGGFSGGGGGGGGGGSW; from the coding sequence GTGCGCCGCGTCTTCCTCTCCTCGATCGCCGCCCTGCTGACGGTGATCGGCCTGGCCTTGCCCGTCCAGTGGGGCCTCTCGTCGTCGTCGGGCAACGGGTCTCCCGATCCCGTCCGGGTCTCGTCCTATGAGGCGGACTACACCGTCGACGACACCGGCCGCCTCCACGCCACCGAAACCCTGACCACCGAATTCCCCTTCGGCCGCCACGGCATCTTCCGCTTCTGGGATCTGGCCGACTCCTCCAACCCCCACGTGCGCTACACCCCGGAGAACATCGCCGTGACCCGCGACGGGCAGCCGGAACAGTTCACCCTGCTCTGGGAGCGCGGCAAGCGCTTCCGCGTCGCCAAGATCGGCGCACCCAACGCGTTTATCGACTCGGGGACCCACGTCTACCGGATCACGTACACCGTCGACGGCGCCCTCGAACCGGCCAACTCCCGACCGGGCGACGGCCAGGCGACGTCGAGTTGGGGCGATCAGCACAAGTCGCGCCTGCGGTGGCGCGTCGTTCCCGACGGCCTGTCCATGCCGGTCGAGGCGTCGAAGGTCACCGTCAACCTGCCGGCCAAGGTGACCAGTTCCGCCTGCGCGACGAGCAACAACGATCCGTGCGAGGTGCGGGTCGACGGGGATCGATCAGTCGTCATCACCACCGGCCGACTCGGCTCCAACAACGGGGTCGCCCTGCTCGCCGACCTCGATCTGGCGCCACCGAAGCGCACCACCGTCCCGTGGTCGATCCGACTCGACCCGATGCTCGGCCGGTCATGGCCGGTCGTCGCGTTGCTCCTGGTGCTCTCGCTGATCACCTTCGCCATCGGGGCCTTCTGGACCTGGCGCAGCCGCGAGGAGATCCCGCTGCTGCCGGTCATGTTCGAACCGCCGGCCGACCCGCTCACCAACACCGCCCTGTCCCCGGTCCAGTCGTACTACGTCACCCGGGAGACCATTCCGACGAAGGCGCTGACCTCGACACTGCTGTTCATGGCCGAACAGCGGCTGGTGCACCTGGTCCGCGAGGACAACGGCGACTTCACCGTCGTCTCCGACGCCGACGAACAACGCTGGGCGCAAGCCGATCCGGTCACCCTGGCGGTGGGCCGGTCGCTGGGATTGACCCGCACCGGGGCCACGTTCAGCGCCGACGGATCGGTCAGCGCCGGGAAGGTCCTCCAGTCCACGCAGTCGACCCTGGACTCCACGACCAAGATCTGGGGCGTGCAGTCCGGTGCCATCGCGCGCAGCGGGTTCGAAACTGCCGGGCGCACCCTGGTCGGACTGGTGGCCATCGCCGCCGCGGTGCTGTTCATCTTCAAGGTGTTGCCGTTCTCGCTGGCGGTGCTGCCGCTGGCCGCCTTCGTCATCGGCGGTGCCGGCCTGTTCGTGAGCGGGGTCGGTACCCGCCGAACCCTGCTGGGTCGCGACCTCTGGTCGCGTGCGGGCGGGTTCGAGCGGTTGCTGTCGACCTCGTCGAACAAGGAGCGGCTGGACTTCAGCGCCCGCAAAGACCTGTACACCTCCTTCATCCCGTACGCGGTGGCCTTCGGCGCCGCGGCCGCGTGGGCCAACAAGTACCGGATGGCGATGGGCACCGAACCGCCGACGCCGAGCTGGATCGTCACCCCGACCGGCAACCCGGTGCCGGCCATGCTGTTGTCGGGCCCGGGCGGGGTCAGCAGCTTCGAGTCGAGCCTCTCGTCGTCGATCTCGGCCTACACCGCGAGCCAGTCGTCGAGCAGCAGCGGTGGCGGCTTCTCCGGCGGCGGCTTCTCCGGCGGCGGTGGCGGCGGTGGCGGTGGCGGCTCCTGGTAG
- a CDS encoding RNA-binding S4 domain-containing protein, translating into MNEVPIDTESIKLGQFLKLANLIDSGADAKAVIADGMVRVNDEVERRRGRQLVDGDRVEFAQYAATVVAPTP; encoded by the coding sequence ATGAACGAGGTACCCATCGACACCGAATCGATCAAGCTCGGGCAGTTTCTCAAGCTGGCCAACCTCATCGATTCGGGTGCCGATGCCAAGGCCGTGATCGCCGACGGGATGGTGCGGGTGAACGACGAGGTCGAGCGCCGACGGGGCCGCCAACTCGTCGACGGCGACCGGGTCGAGTTCGCCCAGTACGCCGCGACGGTGGTGGCTCCGACGCCGTAG
- a CDS encoding DUF937 domain-containing protein has protein sequence MSDLDDLLKTIPVGDIASQLGVDEATAGAAVAQAVPTLLAGLQAKAESDDSGDDVAQAADAGDGDAVIKGLFGDKTDDVAHAAAGQAPEGVSSDLIKKVMPMLAPLVIAFVTQKLLGGKGGAQQQAGGAGGALGQILGGALGGNAGGGLGSILGGMLGGGAQQQSGGAGGAGGALGSILGGLLGGKK, from the coding sequence GTGTCCGATCTTGATGACCTGTTGAAGACCATTCCCGTCGGCGATATCGCCTCGCAGCTCGGGGTCGACGAAGCAACCGCCGGTGCCGCGGTCGCCCAGGCCGTACCCACCCTCCTGGCCGGACTGCAGGCCAAGGCCGAGTCGGACGACTCCGGCGACGACGTCGCCCAGGCTGCCGATGCCGGCGACGGCGACGCCGTGATCAAGGGGCTCTTCGGCGACAAGACCGACGACGTCGCGCATGCGGCCGCCGGCCAGGCTCCCGAGGGAGTCAGCTCCGACCTCATCAAGAAGGTCATGCCGATGCTGGCCCCGCTGGTCATCGCCTTCGTGACGCAGAAGCTCCTCGGCGGCAAGGGCGGCGCACAGCAGCAGGCCGGCGGCGCCGGTGGCGCACTGGGCCAGATCCTCGGCGGCGCACTCGGCGGCAACGCCGGCGGCGGGCTGGGCAGCATCCTCGGTGGCATGCTCGGCGGCGGCGCGCAGCAGCAGTCCGGCGGCGCCGGCGGCGCCGGCGGCGCGCTCGGCAGCATCCTCGGCGGGCTCCTGGGCGGCAAGAAGTAA